The following are from one region of the Phycisphaerae bacterium genome:
- a CDS encoding zinc-dependent metalloprotease, whose amino-acid sequence MSSRHAVPLALGLALVTTSVVRADGPPAPAAPPAAANKPAPEKPKPDFPPFDEVMKEFTQIPTAETPFITLWHNKKTDSLRAQIPAGLVGQQFLVATSMSGGPVATGFQLDHFLAYFERMNKDLVLMQVDPRYVEGAGNVMADVIKRSYGGDIIMRKIPIITMNGGDPVIDLDALFKGDFSGIGGWMGGGISPDLSKWSKMKAFPENVELSVDLAFMNRDGGKRMRFHYSLSKVPESANGYQPRASDDRIGYFLTVRKDWAKEHNATTLFNRYINRWRLEKRDPTAELSAPKTPIVWYIEKTVPLKYRRWAKEGILEWNKAFEKCGFLDAIEVIQQEDYDPRTKDLDPEDVRYNFFRWIVTGRAFAMGPSRAHPLTGQIFDADIVFDDSMARSYVMSYDRLTGGEEKWEAFNPYLEDFYQNFPQFQYRSPRQNLLPNVTVQDDPDTKFLHALMRRMQERGQPMCECASGMAHQLQFAGLAMEASGLGRNSDEFIGQIIKEVVMHEVGHCLGLRHNFKASTWLPMKEIASSSVTEANVGSVMDYNPAIISPRGQQQGNFTTRTIGPYDYWAIEYGYRTVGKPYSDEKEMLSKIASRVAEAGLDYATDEDTMGFLSPDPYSNRFDMGKDVVAYAESQIKLINSLLEDVSKWAVKDGESYTRLRRAFTSIMGQKARSVGFVARFPGGQVINRDHKSDPNARTPVTVVPAKEQRDALRFVCENVFAENSYEFDPELLSHLAPGRYGHWDSDEYDFFVDFNVHDYVAAAQFEVLSTMMNPFTIGRIHDNQVKFPKGDEVYSLAEHINGITDSIWSELNDTRREGSDAKPFINSFRRNLQRNHVQQLLDNVLSDPGGMVPADANAISRLTAAKLSKQIGETLKNAKLDVATEAHLTDVRTRIDKALEANYSLGGGYGGGMGFLFFRPAEKKQGEESPRPIPVLPNR is encoded by the coding sequence ATGTCGTCTCGTCACGCCGTTCCCCTCGCACTAGGCCTTGCGCTCGTCACGACCTCCGTCGTGCGCGCCGATGGGCCGCCCGCACCGGCCGCCCCACCGGCGGCGGCAAACAAGCCGGCCCCCGAGAAGCCGAAGCCGGATTTTCCGCCTTTCGATGAAGTGATGAAGGAATTCACACAGATTCCAACGGCCGAAACGCCGTTCATCACCCTGTGGCACAACAAGAAGACCGATTCGCTTCGAGCCCAGATTCCTGCCGGGCTGGTCGGTCAGCAGTTCCTCGTGGCGACGAGTATGTCCGGCGGTCCCGTCGCGACCGGCTTCCAGCTCGATCATTTCCTCGCCTACTTCGAAAGAATGAACAAAGACCTGGTGCTCATGCAGGTCGATCCCCGCTATGTCGAAGGCGCCGGCAACGTGATGGCGGACGTCATCAAGCGAAGCTACGGCGGCGACATCATCATGCGGAAGATTCCGATCATCACGATGAACGGCGGCGATCCGGTCATCGATCTCGACGCCCTGTTCAAAGGCGATTTCTCGGGCATCGGCGGTTGGATGGGCGGCGGCATCAGCCCCGATCTCAGCAAATGGTCCAAGATGAAGGCCTTCCCCGAAAACGTCGAACTCTCGGTAGACCTGGCATTCATGAATCGCGACGGCGGCAAACGCATGCGATTCCACTACAGCCTGTCCAAGGTTCCCGAATCGGCCAACGGCTACCAGCCGCGCGCTTCGGATGATCGAATCGGCTACTTCCTGACGGTCCGAAAGGACTGGGCGAAGGAGCACAATGCGACGACGCTGTTCAATCGATACATCAACCGATGGCGACTCGAAAAGCGCGATCCGACGGCCGAACTCTCCGCTCCGAAGACGCCGATCGTCTGGTACATCGAAAAAACCGTGCCGCTGAAGTACCGGCGCTGGGCGAAGGAAGGCATACTCGAATGGAACAAGGCGTTCGAGAAGTGCGGTTTCCTTGATGCAATCGAAGTCATTCAACAGGAAGATTACGATCCGCGCACAAAGGACCTTGACCCCGAGGATGTGCGGTACAACTTCTTCCGCTGGATCGTCACCGGCCGCGCCTTCGCGATGGGCCCGTCGCGTGCACATCCTCTCACCGGACAGATCTTCGACGCCGACATCGTATTCGATGATTCGATGGCCCGATCCTATGTCATGAGCTATGACCGCCTGACCGGTGGTGAAGAGAAGTGGGAAGCGTTCAATCCTTACCTGGAGGACTTCTATCAGAACTTTCCGCAGTTCCAGTATCGCTCCCCCCGCCAGAATCTCCTGCCGAATGTGACCGTGCAGGACGATCCGGATACCAAATTCCTCCACGCACTCATGCGACGAATGCAGGAGCGCGGTCAACCGATGTGCGAATGTGCATCGGGCATGGCACATCAGCTTCAGTTCGCCGGTCTGGCGATGGAGGCCTCGGGTCTCGGTCGAAACAGCGATGAATTCATCGGCCAGATCATCAAGGAAGTCGTGATGCACGAAGTGGGCCATTGCCTGGGACTGCGGCACAACTTCAAGGCCAGTACATGGCTCCCAATGAAGGAGATCGCCAGCAGTTCGGTCACGGAAGCCAATGTGGGGTCCGTCATGGACTACAACCCCGCGATCATCTCTCCCCGAGGACAGCAGCAAGGCAACTTCACCACCCGCACGATCGGCCCCTACGACTATTGGGCGATCGAGTATGGCTATCGCACCGTCGGCAAGCCCTATTCCGATGAGAAAGAGATGTTGTCGAAGATTGCATCGCGCGTGGCGGAGGCCGGTCTGGACTATGCGACCGACGAAGACACGATGGGATTCCTTTCTCCGGATCCTTACTCCAATCGGTTTGACATGGGTAAGGATGTGGTCGCCTACGCCGAATCTCAGATCAAGCTCATCAACAGCCTCCTCGAGGATGTCAGCAAGTGGGCTGTGAAGGATGGCGAAAGCTACACCCGGCTACGACGAGCATTCACCTCCATCATGGGACAGAAGGCGCGGTCGGTCGGATTCGTTGCTCGGTTCCCGGGCGGCCAGGTCATCAACCGGGACCACAAGTCGGACCCGAATGCCCGCACACCTGTGACGGTTGTTCCGGCGAAGGAACAGCGTGATGCGCTGCGATTCGTCTGCGAAAACGTCTTTGCCGAGAATTCCTACGAATTCGATCCTGAATTGCTCAGTCACCTTGCACCCGGACGCTATGGCCACTGGGATTCGGACGAATACGACTTCTTCGTGGATTTCAATGTCCACGACTACGTCGCTGCCGCGCAGTTCGAAGTGCTTTCCACGATGATGAATCCGTTCACCATCGGCCGCATCCATGACAACCAGGTGAAGTTCCCCAAGGGCGACGAAGTGTACTCGCTGGCCGAGCACATTAACGGCATCACCGACTCGATCTGGTCCGAGTTGAACGATACCCGCCGCGAGGGCTCGGATGCGAAACCCTTCATCAACAGCTTCCGTCGGAATCTTCAGCGGAATCATGTCCAGCAGTTGCTCGACAACGTCCTGAGCGACCCGGGCGGCATGGTACCCGCCGACGCGAATGCCATTTCGCGACTGACCGCGGCGAAGCTTTCCAAGCAGATCGGCGAAACGCTGAAAAACGCCAAGCTCGACGTCGCGACAGAAGCGCACCTCACGGACGTCAGGACCCGTATCGACAAGGCCCTCGAAGCGAATTACAGCCTCGGCGGCGGCTACGGTGGCGGAATGGGCTTCCTGTTCTTCCGGCCGGCCGAAAAGAAGCAAGGCGAGGAATCGCCGCGCCCGATTCCGGTGCTCCCCAATCGATGA
- a CDS encoding heparinase II/III family protein, which translates to MAFVSGAWSRLLGDLQISEWLEAPSRAVIHAFRPPSPVIELCDDILHQNTYRLHHHPAVTLPSPFTWDEDPLGDRNWQMWHHSLLHVSYLVQAHRMGGSLAYLDRAAAIVESWIQSFIHEGREHPMAWHDHAIAQRTLVLLEFAESWRRSHAMDIPAARRLLGALYHHGALLTEPHVYRLRHNHGIEQDRALLELAILVPQWPESEAWRQLAWSRLLEQVRAAISLEGIFFEHSPNYEGAVCLMLSQTRDFLAAHGRPHDEITHAIESLAEKIAFSVRPDGTWPPIGDSVSDRSDELVEYLRRNPSHGEHALYALTGGSEGAAPTSTHLILPTDGCAIIRERWDREALCDSIHCYFTAAFNTRTHKHHDDLSFTLFAFGREILTDAGRHSYNYADPHRRYCESVFGHNVVIVDQADTDTRRLNIGKSGITSTFTGRNLVGVDAVHYLYRNVECRRLLLYFRPNVLVVFDRLNSSDEITATQQFLFSPEWRVEAFGDSCEIRATPIDSSGPTPLVRMFQLQADAGAPCVIRGRSDPLIGWVSRRHGEFEPTDAVHSRSRGAAPAFVTAFVLDPDERNAKSVSGQSNWNGHELVCNLSIGEQTVEFRYLHDAARASLVHADGVYRSRVWPTPFEYRTRRSLAIPRGGMTAAAPVGAEREALMSGSGAGPKLAEQLNVIASQVEQVEAGQRQTVESLHRQLHQMQSGLRTIQNKLNGSSFLRIEKLEAVNNDLGKQVRYLSRQIARSERQNRALRLKVDRLNYSTASLRALAASRRTEAASLKAAMKKLRESSEDFRQKLERAKEQHRVERGRFLHSQAQLHDLLGSVRWRIGHAFILALRPSLDTIKLPFRLIGLLFDGLKRRAERKRLGHSPMTMPSIALESKAPSPAEKSTPAPHVVSDIVEVSRRMAPQPRRDVRVACVLDEFSHECFAPEADWKQILPQDWQRQIEEFQPEILFVESAWKGIGEQWRHLVSTDRRERDGPLKSLVDHCRAKNIPTVFWNKEDPANYQHFIGSAIWFDYILTTDSDCIERYAKAAGHRRIGVLPFAAQPRIHNPIARRGGDLGNVCFAGTWYANKHDGRADDARLVLQPAIEFGLHIYDRMHGYDGPGWQNYLYPPEYQDCIRGGLPYEQMLDAYKRYHVFLNVNSVRNSPTMCSRRVFEILACGTNVVSAYAPSLEHLIGNDCVFLSRTAGQTRDYLRDLLTTHELRNRTSVRAIRRMMTDHTYAHRFAEVLTMLGMSGRVDAPTVAAIFPVTSESDMARGRAFIEAASYLNIEPTWIVTDSSLPASLPGRVVSASPESLSGAIAEEIASCCNDYLFIWQGDRPLAVDSLADLIHAFAYFGGQAVTKPTNVGADNLIYSLTQDAAFGRTLLRTSAAKRLPSSAFVNAEAFQAALRESEMSVLATDTVDDPIALVRPCSGIDSVSADDSNGSHLANAAANGNGDGMTGALVEESTVSEESTIKQPARTPSTPLTA; encoded by the coding sequence ATGGCTTTCGTCAGTGGAGCATGGAGCCGGTTGCTCGGCGATCTTCAGATCTCCGAATGGCTGGAGGCGCCGTCGCGCGCCGTAATCCATGCTTTCCGGCCGCCGTCGCCGGTGATTGAACTTTGCGACGACATCCTCCATCAGAACACATATCGCCTGCATCATCACCCGGCAGTGACTTTGCCCTCGCCCTTCACCTGGGACGAGGATCCGCTTGGCGACCGGAACTGGCAGATGTGGCATCATTCGCTGCTGCACGTCAGTTACCTTGTGCAGGCCCACAGAATGGGCGGCAGCCTCGCCTACCTCGATCGGGCCGCGGCAATTGTCGAATCATGGATTCAGTCGTTCATCCACGAAGGGCGCGAACACCCGATGGCATGGCACGACCATGCCATCGCCCAGCGGACGCTCGTCCTGCTCGAATTTGCCGAATCATGGCGGCGGTCCCATGCGATGGACATACCGGCCGCCCGTCGACTGCTGGGTGCGCTGTATCACCACGGCGCATTGCTGACAGAACCGCATGTCTATCGGCTTCGACACAATCATGGTATCGAACAGGATCGCGCGCTGCTTGAACTGGCGATTCTGGTGCCGCAATGGCCCGAATCGGAGGCCTGGCGACAACTTGCCTGGTCGCGTTTGCTTGAACAGGTTCGCGCTGCCATCTCGCTGGAGGGCATTTTTTTCGAGCATTCGCCAAATTACGAGGGCGCCGTCTGCCTGATGCTCTCGCAGACGCGAGACTTTCTGGCCGCACACGGCCGGCCGCACGACGAAATTACTCACGCGATCGAGAGCCTCGCTGAAAAGATCGCGTTTTCCGTCCGGCCTGACGGGACGTGGCCGCCCATCGGAGATTCGGTGTCCGATCGCAGTGATGAACTCGTGGAGTATTTGCGCCGCAATCCCTCCCACGGTGAACACGCGCTCTACGCGCTGACGGGCGGGAGCGAGGGTGCAGCACCGACATCGACTCATCTGATCCTTCCGACGGACGGCTGCGCGATCATACGCGAGCGATGGGACCGCGAGGCATTGTGCGATTCGATTCATTGCTATTTCACTGCCGCATTCAACACGCGGACGCACAAGCATCATGATGACCTTTCATTCACGCTCTTTGCTTTTGGTCGCGAAATCCTGACTGACGCCGGTCGCCATTCCTACAATTATGCCGATCCGCATCGACGCTACTGCGAGTCGGTATTCGGTCACAACGTGGTAATCGTCGATCAGGCCGATACCGATACCCGGCGGCTGAACATCGGGAAGTCGGGCATCACATCGACTTTTACAGGCAGGAATCTTGTCGGTGTTGACGCGGTCCACTATCTCTATCGAAATGTGGAGTGCCGTCGCTTACTGCTTTACTTTCGGCCCAATGTGCTGGTCGTCTTTGATCGGCTGAATTCGAGCGATGAGATCACGGCCACGCAGCAGTTTCTCTTCTCTCCAGAATGGCGGGTGGAGGCATTCGGCGACAGTTGCGAAATTCGTGCGACCCCGATCGACTCCAGCGGTCCGACGCCGTTGGTGCGCATGTTTCAATTGCAGGCGGACGCGGGCGCGCCGTGCGTAATTCGTGGTCGGAGTGACCCGCTCATCGGCTGGGTCTCACGACGCCATGGCGAGTTCGAGCCGACTGACGCCGTGCATTCACGGTCGCGCGGCGCCGCGCCGGCGTTTGTGACGGCATTCGTGCTGGATCCGGATGAGCGAAATGCAAAATCCGTCTCGGGTCAGTCGAACTGGAATGGGCACGAGCTGGTTTGCAATCTGTCCATCGGCGAGCAAACGGTCGAATTCCGCTATCTTCATGATGCTGCGCGTGCAAGCCTCGTGCATGCGGACGGCGTCTATCGATCCAGGGTGTGGCCGACACCGTTTGAGTATCGAACGCGCCGATCGCTGGCGATCCCGCGCGGCGGCATGACTGCTGCTGCGCCGGTCGGGGCGGAGCGTGAAGCGCTGATGTCAGGCTCCGGCGCCGGCCCGAAATTGGCGGAGCAGTTAAACGTCATCGCCTCACAGGTCGAGCAGGTTGAGGCCGGCCAGCGGCAGACAGTGGAAAGCCTGCATCGGCAGCTACATCAAATGCAGAGCGGGCTTCGGACGATTCAGAACAAACTGAATGGCTCGTCGTTCCTTCGAATTGAGAAGCTGGAGGCGGTCAACAACGACCTCGGGAAGCAGGTTCGGTATTTGAGCCGTCAGATCGCTCGGAGCGAGCGGCAGAACCGGGCCTTGCGTCTCAAGGTTGATCGATTGAACTATTCGACCGCGTCCTTGCGAGCGCTGGCCGCCAGCCGCCGGACCGAGGCGGCCTCGCTTAAAGCGGCGATGAAGAAGCTGCGTGAGTCCTCCGAGGACTTCAGACAGAAGCTCGAGCGTGCGAAGGAGCAGCATCGCGTTGAGCGGGGGCGATTCCTGCATTCCCAGGCACAGTTGCATGATCTGCTCGGATCGGTGCGCTGGCGCATCGGGCATGCCTTTATTCTGGCACTCCGCCCTTCATTGGACACGATCAAGCTGCCGTTCCGACTTATCGGGCTGTTGTTCGACGGTCTTAAGCGCCGCGCCGAGCGCAAGCGACTGGGCCACTCGCCGATGACTATGCCGTCGATTGCACTGGAATCAAAGGCCCCTAGTCCGGCTGAAAAATCGACCCCCGCGCCCCATGTGGTCAGCGACATCGTCGAGGTATCTCGCCGAATGGCGCCGCAGCCTCGGCGTGACGTGCGCGTCGCATGCGTTCTGGACGAGTTTTCTCACGAGTGCTTCGCGCCCGAGGCGGATTGGAAACAGATTCTTCCCCAGGACTGGCAGCGGCAGATTGAGGAGTTCCAGCCTGAGATACTCTTTGTCGAATCCGCATGGAAGGGGATTGGCGAGCAATGGCGGCACCTGGTCTCGACGGATCGACGCGAACGCGACGGACCGCTCAAATCGCTTGTTGATCATTGCCGCGCGAAGAACATCCCGACCGTGTTCTGGAACAAGGAGGACCCCGCCAACTACCAGCACTTTATCGGGTCCGCCATCTGGTTCGACTACATACTCACCACCGATTCGGACTGCATCGAACGCTATGCGAAGGCCGCCGGTCACCGTCGAATCGGCGTTCTTCCCTTTGCTGCGCAGCCACGGATTCATAATCCCATTGCCCGTCGCGGTGGCGATCTGGGTAATGTCTGTTTCGCAGGCACCTGGTACGCCAACAAACATGACGGCCGCGCGGACGACGCGCGCCTCGTGCTCCAGCCCGCGATCGAATTCGGCCTTCACATCTATGACCGGATGCACGGCTACGACGGCCCCGGCTGGCAGAATTATCTTTATCCGCCGGAGTACCAGGATTGCATTCGAGGCGGCCTGCCGTATGAGCAGATGCTCGACGCATACAAGCGCTATCATGTGTTTTTGAATGTGAACTCGGTACGCAACAGTCCCACGATGTGCTCGCGCCGTGTTTTCGAGATTCTCGCGTGCGGCACAAATGTCGTCAGTGCCTATGCCCCGTCACTAGAACACCTGATCGGCAACGATTGCGTCTTTCTCTCCCGAACGGCCGGGCAGACGCGCGACTACCTTCGCGACCTGCTTACTACGCATGAGCTTCGAAACCGTACCAGCGTTCGCGCCATTCGCAGAATGATGACCGACCACACCTATGCCCATCGGTTCGCCGAGGTTCTGACGATGCTCGGGATGAGTGGTCGGGTGGATGCCCCGACCGTCGCGGCGATTTTCCCCGTTACGTCCGAATCCGATATGGCACGCGGTCGGGCGTTCATCGAGGCGGCGTCGTATCTCAATATCGAGCCGACCTGGATTGTCACCGACTCGAGTCTACCTGCGTCCTTGCCCGGGAGAGTCGTATCGGCGTCGCCGGAGTCTTTGTCCGGGGCCATCGCAGAGGAGATCGCGTCCTGCTGCAACGACTACCTTTTCATCTGGCAGGGCGACAGGCCGCTCGCGGTTGATTCGTTGGCGGATCTAATCCATGCGTTCGCCTACTTTGGCGGTCAAGCGGTCACGAAGCCGACAAATGTCGGTGCGGATAACCTCATTTACTCACTGACACAGGATGCGGCGTTTGGTAGAACCCTGCTGCGAACTTCAGCCGCGAAGCGCCTCCCCTCGTCGGCGTTTGTGAACGCCGAGGCATTCCAGGCCGCCCTGCGCGAATCGGAAATGAGCGTCCTCGCGACTGACACCGTGGACGATCCGATTGCCCTCGTCCGGCCGTGTTCTGGAATCGACAGCGTGAGTGCCGACGATTCGAACGGCTCGCATCTGGCGAATGCCGCTGCCAATGGAAACGGAGATGGCATGACCGGTGCGTTGGTCGAAGAATCCACCGTGTCCGAGGAATCGACCATCAAGCAACCCGCGCGAACGCCCAGCACACCGCTTACGGCCTGA
- a CDS encoding M20/M25/M40 family metallo-hydrolase, producing the protein MTVLENNPIAWKRRFNILVACLAVPLISACKPESAPKSAPRSTEGGPIASTNEPTPIADQYSDVANRIIEATLARNDAYEKMRQICDGIGHRLSGSPQLARAIEWAADSMKADGQENVRTEPVMVPKWVRGREAAVMIAPREYDLHMLGLGMSVGTPPEGLTASVVSVRDEEEFEALGESVRGKIVLFNNLMPEYDPERGAGYGTAVRFRSRGPSMASRRGAVACFVRSVTARSLRSPHTGATRYEEGTTPIPAAAISTEDADMISRLTAAGEDVRVLLKMEARDEGMSPSANVVGELRGRELPDEVLVIGGHIDSWDTGHGAHDDAGGCVVAMEAINVLRKLNLRPRRTIRVVLWTNEENGLAGGRQYAIDHANELPNHVGAIEMDSGVFTPHGLGVDCSDESRRAKAAAQLRDILSLLARFGPMRATEGGGGADIGPMKPAGVLLMGFDVAGDRYFDYHHSHADTLDKVDPRDLSECVAAMATISYIIADMPQRLGE; encoded by the coding sequence ATGACTGTGCTCGAAAACAATCCAATCGCATGGAAAAGACGTTTCAATATTCTGGTGGCGTGTCTCGCGGTCCCGCTCATTTCAGCGTGCAAGCCGGAATCAGCGCCAAAGTCCGCGCCGAGGAGCACTGAAGGTGGGCCGATCGCATCGACCAATGAGCCGACGCCAATCGCCGATCAGTATTCAGACGTCGCGAATCGAATCATCGAAGCCACCCTGGCCCGAAATGACGCATACGAAAAAATGAGGCAGATCTGCGACGGAATCGGCCACCGCCTGAGTGGATCGCCACAGCTTGCACGCGCGATCGAGTGGGCGGCCGACTCCATGAAGGCGGATGGACAGGAAAACGTTCGCACCGAACCCGTGATGGTGCCGAAATGGGTGCGAGGTCGTGAAGCAGCCGTCATGATCGCACCGCGCGAATATGATCTGCACATGCTGGGCCTGGGTATGTCGGTCGGGACACCGCCGGAAGGTTTAACGGCCAGTGTGGTCAGTGTCCGCGATGAGGAAGAGTTTGAAGCGTTAGGCGAAAGTGTTCGTGGCAAGATTGTGCTGTTCAACAACCTCATGCCAGAGTATGACCCCGAGCGCGGCGCCGGATACGGAACGGCTGTTCGTTTTCGCAGTCGGGGACCGTCCATGGCATCTCGACGCGGTGCGGTCGCATGCTTCGTACGCAGCGTGACAGCCCGGAGCCTGCGCTCACCGCACACCGGTGCCACCCGATATGAAGAGGGCACGACTCCGATTCCAGCGGCCGCGATCTCCACGGAAGACGCCGACATGATCTCTCGCCTGACGGCAGCCGGTGAGGATGTCCGGGTGCTGCTCAAGATGGAGGCGCGCGACGAAGGCATGTCGCCGTCAGCCAATGTCGTCGGAGAACTGCGGGGTCGCGAATTACCCGACGAGGTGCTCGTCATCGGAGGCCATATCGACTCGTGGGATACCGGTCATGGGGCACACGACGATGCGGGCGGTTGCGTCGTCGCGATGGAGGCCATCAACGTGCTGCGCAAGCTTAACCTGCGGCCGCGGCGCACGATTCGCGTCGTGCTTTGGACTAACGAGGAGAACGGGCTGGCCGGCGGCCGACAATATGCGATCGATCACGCGAACGAATTGCCGAACCATGTCGGGGCGATCGAAATGGATTCAGGCGTCTTCACCCCGCACGGCCTGGGCGTAGACTGTTCAGATGAGTCGCGACGTGCCAAGGCTGCGGCACAGCTTCGCGACATCCTGAGCCTGCTGGCCCGGTTCGGACCAATGCGGGCCACTGAGGGCGGCGGCGGCGCTGACATCGGGCCGATGAAACCCGCGGGCGTCCTGCTCATGGGGTTTGACGTCGCCGGCGACCGCTACTTTGACTATCACCATTCACACGCAGATACGCTGGACAAGGTGGATCCGCGTGACCTCTCGGAGTGTGTCGCGGCGATGGCAACGATTTCCTATATCATCGCAGACATGCCACAGCGACTCGGCGAGTAA